A single genomic interval of Dyella sp. GSA-30 harbors:
- the zwf gene encoding glucose-6-phosphate dehydrogenase — protein sequence MSDQSKESAKSSAPRKVAPPAAMVIFGANGDLTKRLVVPALYNLCRAGKLADNFVLVGVDRNDSDAKAWTQGLKEFLATTLQNAPAGNNQVDEQVWARLTANATFVVGDITKADTYKHLGDVLSELDKQHQLGGNTLFYLAVGDRFFGPIIDELAAAGLTKEEGEHWRRVIVEKPFGHDLDSAKALNERILKVLHETQVFRMDHFLGKETVQNIMAFRFANGMFEHMWNRDRIDHVQVTAAETVGVEKRGSFYEVTGALRDMVPNHVFQLIAMVAMEPPVSFAADDVRNKKADVFSAMHPVKAENVCRGQYGAGRIGDAEVPGYREEPNVAPDSDTETYVAMKLEIDNWRWAGVPFYVRTGKRLSKRWTEIALRFKAAPYALFKDAPVEELGANWLIIQIQPDEGIRLHFSAKQPGTRMELDSVSMDFKYADWFQQAPANGYETLIFDCLIGDATLFQRADQVEGAWRVVQPALDLWSSRKSIGFPDYAAGSDGPSCSDALLQRDGRAWRKIG from the coding sequence ATGAGCGATCAATCGAAAGAGTCTGCGAAGTCTTCGGCGCCGCGCAAAGTGGCGCCCCCCGCAGCCATGGTGATCTTTGGCGCCAACGGTGATCTCACCAAGCGCCTGGTAGTACCGGCGCTGTACAACCTTTGTCGTGCCGGCAAGCTGGCGGATAACTTCGTGCTGGTTGGCGTGGATCGGAACGACAGCGACGCCAAGGCGTGGACGCAAGGGCTGAAAGAGTTTCTCGCCACCACGCTGCAGAACGCGCCGGCGGGTAACAATCAGGTCGATGAGCAGGTTTGGGCGCGGCTGACCGCGAATGCGACGTTTGTCGTCGGCGATATCACCAAGGCCGATACCTATAAGCATCTGGGCGATGTCCTGTCGGAGCTGGACAAGCAGCACCAGCTCGGCGGCAATACCCTGTTCTATCTTGCGGTAGGCGACCGCTTCTTCGGGCCGATCATCGACGAGCTTGCCGCCGCTGGCCTTACCAAGGAGGAGGGCGAGCACTGGCGCCGGGTCATCGTCGAGAAACCGTTCGGCCACGATCTCGATTCGGCCAAGGCGTTGAACGAGCGCATCCTCAAGGTGCTCCACGAGACCCAGGTGTTCCGCATGGACCATTTCCTCGGCAAGGAAACCGTGCAGAACATCATGGCGTTTCGTTTCGCCAACGGCATGTTCGAGCATATGTGGAATCGCGACCGCATCGACCACGTCCAGGTGACGGCCGCCGAAACGGTGGGTGTGGAAAAGCGCGGCAGTTTCTATGAAGTCACCGGTGCCTTGCGTGACATGGTGCCCAACCATGTCTTCCAGTTGATCGCGATGGTGGCGATGGAACCGCCGGTGTCGTTTGCCGCCGACGATGTACGCAACAAGAAGGCCGACGTGTTTTCGGCGATGCATCCGGTAAAAGCCGAGAATGTCTGCCGTGGACAGTATGGTGCCGGCAGGATCGGCGATGCCGAGGTGCCGGGATATCGCGAGGAGCCGAATGTGGCGCCCGATTCCGATACCGAAACCTATGTCGCGATGAAGCTGGAGATCGACAACTGGCGTTGGGCCGGCGTGCCATTCTATGTGCGCACCGGCAAGCGTCTCTCCAAGCGTTGGACTGAGATCGCGCTGCGCTTCAAGGCGGCGCCGTATGCCTTGTTCAAGGACGCTCCGGTGGAAGAGCTGGGCGCCAACTGGCTGATCATCCAGATCCAGCCCGATGAAGGTATTCGTCTGCACTTCAGTGCCAAGCAGCCGGGTACACGGATGGAACTCGACAGCGTGTCGATGGATTTCAAATACGCCGACTGGTTTCAGCAGGCGCCGGCCAATGGTTACGAGACGCTGATCTTCGATTGCCTCATCGGTGATGCAACGCTGTTTCAGCGTGCCGATCAGGTCGAAGGTGCGTGGCGCGTCGTGCAACCGGCTCTGGACCTTTGGAGCAGTCGCAAATCCATTGGCTTTCCCGATTACGCGGCCGGCAGCGACGGCCCGTCCTGTTCGGATGCGCTGTTGCAGCGCGATGGGCGTGCATGGCGCAAGATCGGCTGA
- a CDS encoding glycoside hydrolase family 15 protein: MALRIEDYAMIGDCKTAALVGINGSIDWLCLPHFDSGSCFTALLGDDENGCWCIAPVADVIKATRHYDDGSLVLQTLFETGQGQVELVDFMPTDPVRSHIVRIVRGVKGTVDMHLKLVVRFDYGTTVPWVSKVEEQTHRLVAGPDQLILRSTVEIRGDDGHSVADFTLSEGESVSFVLSHAPSYVDAPEPIDADKALEQTKAFWYDWSGRCVGAGPWAPIVKRSLIVLKGLSFLPTGGIVAAPTTSLPEFIGSERNWDYRYCWLRDATLTLLAFLNAGYDDEALAWRDWLIRAVAGSPDQIQIMYGLRGERRLDEWTIPWLSGYEGSCPVRVGNAAAKQMQLDIFGELSHAMAAAIKRGLPVVEHGLAVRDALLDRLETIWQEPDQGIWEIRAEPRHFVHSKVMTWVAFDRAAHSDHTTDKSMRQHYRDVADRIHASVCEHGIDPEHNCFTQAYGSREMDASLLLLVTVGFLPPEDERIRNTVARIEERLLTEGLVLRYETATGVDGLPPGEGAFLACSFWLVENYVLQGELDKARELFERLIALGNDVGLFAEEYDPRDKRHLGNFPQAFSHVALVNAAFALARAMEARL, from the coding sequence ATGGCGCTCCGCATCGAAGACTACGCCATGATCGGCGACTGCAAGACGGCAGCGCTGGTCGGCATCAATGGGTCGATCGACTGGCTTTGCCTGCCGCATTTCGATTCCGGCTCCTGCTTTACCGCCCTGCTCGGTGACGATGAAAACGGCTGCTGGTGCATTGCGCCGGTGGCCGATGTGATCAAGGCGACGCGCCATTACGACGACGGTAGCCTGGTGCTGCAGACCTTGTTCGAAACCGGGCAGGGGCAGGTCGAGTTGGTCGACTTCATGCCGACCGATCCCGTGCGCAGCCATATCGTACGCATCGTGCGCGGCGTCAAGGGCACGGTCGACATGCATCTGAAGCTGGTGGTGCGTTTCGATTACGGCACGACGGTGCCCTGGGTGAGCAAGGTCGAAGAGCAGACGCATCGGCTGGTCGCGGGTCCCGATCAGCTCATTCTGCGCTCGACAGTAGAAATTCGTGGCGACGATGGTCATTCGGTGGCCGACTTCACGCTTTCCGAAGGCGAGTCGGTGTCTTTCGTATTGAGCCACGCACCCTCTTATGTAGATGCGCCCGAACCGATCGATGCCGACAAGGCGCTCGAACAGACCAAGGCGTTCTGGTACGACTGGTCCGGGCGGTGTGTGGGTGCCGGTCCCTGGGCACCCATCGTCAAGCGCTCGTTGATCGTGCTCAAGGGGCTCAGTTTTCTGCCGACGGGCGGCATCGTCGCTGCGCCAACCACATCGCTACCGGAATTTATCGGCAGCGAACGCAACTGGGATTACCGTTATTGCTGGTTGCGCGATGCGACGCTGACCCTGCTCGCGTTTCTCAATGCGGGTTACGACGACGAGGCGCTGGCCTGGCGCGACTGGTTGATTCGCGCCGTTGCCGGCAGCCCGGACCAGATCCAGATCATGTATGGCTTGCGGGGCGAACGGCGTCTGGATGAATGGACGATTCCCTGGCTGTCGGGATACGAAGGATCCTGTCCGGTCCGCGTAGGCAACGCGGCAGCCAAGCAGATGCAGTTGGATATTTTCGGCGAGCTTTCGCATGCCATGGCTGCTGCCATCAAGCGCGGCTTGCCGGTGGTGGAACATGGCCTGGCTGTACGCGATGCGTTATTGGACCGTCTGGAAACTATCTGGCAGGAACCCGATCAAGGCATCTGGGAAATCCGTGCGGAGCCTCGCCATTTCGTGCATTCGAAGGTGATGACCTGGGTCGCTTTCGATCGTGCTGCCCATAGCGACCACACCACCGATAAATCCATGCGCCAGCATTACCGCGACGTCGCCGACCGTATCCATGCAAGCGTTTGCGAGCACGGCATCGATCCGGAGCACAACTGTTTTACCCAGGCCTATGGTTCCAGGGAAATGGACGCCAGCTTGCTGTTACTCGTTACCGTGGGTTTCCTGCCGCCCGAGGATGAGCGCATCAGGAATACGGTGGCGCGTATCGAGGAGCGTCTGCTGACCGAAGGCCTGGTGCTGCGCTATGAAACCGCGACCGGTGTCGATGGCTTGCCGCCAGGGGAGGGTGCGTTCCTGGCGTGCAGTTTCTGGCTGGTCGAGAACTATGTGCTGCAGGGCGAGCTGGACAAGGCGCGCGAACTTTTCGAGCGGTTGATTGCACTAGGCAATGATGTGGGGCTGTTTGCCGAGGAATACGACCCACGTGATAAGCGCCACCTGGGCAATTTCCCGCAGGCGTTCAGTCATGTGGCGTTGGTCAATGCCGCCTTTGCCTTGGCGCGAGCGATGGAGGCCAGGTTGTGA
- the fdhD gene encoding formate dehydrogenase accessory sulfurtransferase FdhD, whose amino-acid sequence MIETDTASSEGYVTRSVERWRDGRVIQEDDAVAEEVPVAMVYNGDTFAVMMATPHDLEDFALGFSLSEGLIATPEQLLDVQVSTLLEGVEIAMHVPDDTPAAHISAERQRLLPGRSGCGICGTRDLEQAIRQSDPVGIGATLTREALEHALAQLQKLQPMNIATGAVHAAAWADRSGAIQLVREDVGRHNALDKLLGAMRYRALDPADGMVLVTSRASYEMVTKATSAGVTLLAAISAPTALAVELARSAGITLVGFARRGSHNIYTHPHRLAAANRTESP is encoded by the coding sequence TTGATCGAGACGGATACCGCGAGCTCCGAAGGCTATGTGACCCGCAGCGTCGAGCGCTGGCGCGATGGGCGGGTCATCCAGGAAGACGACGCGGTGGCCGAGGAAGTCCCCGTCGCCATGGTCTACAACGGCGACACGTTTGCTGTGATGATGGCCACGCCGCATGATCTTGAGGATTTCGCGCTCGGCTTTTCGCTCAGCGAGGGTCTGATCGCCACGCCCGAGCAGTTGCTGGATGTGCAGGTCAGCACCCTGCTCGAAGGCGTCGAGATCGCCATGCATGTGCCCGACGATACGCCCGCCGCACATATCAGTGCGGAGCGCCAGCGCCTGCTGCCCGGGCGCAGCGGCTGCGGTATCTGTGGTACGCGCGATCTCGAACAAGCCATACGCCAGAGTGATCCGGTCGGCATCGGCGCGACGCTTACCCGCGAGGCGCTCGAACATGCCCTGGCGCAGCTGCAGAAGCTTCAACCGATGAACATCGCGACGGGTGCCGTGCATGCCGCCGCATGGGCGGATCGGTCCGGTGCTATCCAACTCGTTCGCGAAGACGTGGGTCGGCACAACGCGTTGGATAAATTGCTCGGCGCCATGCGCTATCGCGCGCTCGACCCGGCCGACGGCATGGTGCTGGTGACCAGCCGAGCCAGCTACGAAATGGTGACCAAGGCCACCAGTGCGGGAGTGACGTTGCTGGCTGCGATCTCGGCACCGACGGCGCTCGCCGTCGAACTGGCCCGCAGCGCCGGCATTACCCTGGTGGGCTTCGCGCGTCGCGGCAGCCACAATATCTACACCCACCCTCACCGCCTTGCCGCCGCAAACCGAACGGAGTCGCCATGA
- a CDS encoding formate dehydrogenase subunit delta has protein sequence MRIERLVAMANDIATYFTIEPDHNAAVAGVRDHLTRFWDPVMRREIKAYLDEDGKDLLPLAREAVDGLKLPPA, from the coding sequence ATGAGAATCGAACGCCTCGTCGCCATGGCCAACGATATCGCCACCTATTTCACCATCGAGCCCGATCACAACGCCGCGGTGGCCGGCGTGCGCGATCACCTGACGCGCTTCTGGGATCCGGTAATGCGCCGTGAGATCAAGGCGTATCTCGATGAAGACGGCAAAGACTTGCTGCCGCTTGCGCGCGAAGCGGTCGACGGGCTCAAGCTACCGCCAGCGTGA
- a CDS encoding formate dehydrogenase beta subunit: MSFTVYVPRDASALSLGAEAVAHAIAAEAARRDIDITIVRNGSRGLYWLEPMVEVATSTGRVAYGPVQKSDVKALFDADFVNGGKHALSLGLTEEIAFLKNQQRLTFARVGIVDPRSLDDYRAHGGYRGLEAALHMDGAAIVQAVTDAGLRGRGGAAFPAGIKWKTCHDIQGGQKYIVCNADEGDSGTYSDRMIMEGDPFVLIEGMTIAGVAVGATQGYIYLRVEYPHAQRALEAAIAAAEAAGYLGDNIAGSGKSFRLEVRMAGGAYICGEETSLLESLEGKRGQVRFKPPLPAIQGLFGKPTVINNVITLATVPIILEKGAAYYRDYGVGRSRGTLPIQLAGNIKRAGLVERAFGLTLRELIEGYGGGTASGRPVRAIQVGGPLGAYIPASQLDVQIDYEAFVAIGGMLGHGGMVVFDDTVDMAAQARYAMEFCAIESCGKCTPCRIGSTRGVEVIDRIVAGNAAEREREEVLLRDLCNTMLAGSLCALGGMAPFPVLSALDHFHEDFEASATTAAS; this comes from the coding sequence ATGAGTTTTACCGTTTACGTACCACGTGATGCCAGCGCGCTGTCGCTGGGAGCCGAAGCGGTCGCACACGCGATCGCCGCTGAAGCCGCGCGACGCGATATCGACATCACCATCGTGCGCAACGGTTCGCGCGGCCTGTATTGGCTGGAGCCGATGGTCGAGGTCGCGACATCCACAGGCCGGGTCGCCTACGGTCCAGTGCAGAAGTCCGATGTCAAAGCATTGTTCGATGCTGATTTCGTCAACGGCGGCAAGCACGCACTGTCGCTTGGCTTGACCGAAGAGATCGCGTTTCTCAAGAACCAGCAACGCCTCACCTTTGCGCGTGTCGGCATCGTCGACCCGCGCAGCCTGGACGATTACCGCGCACATGGCGGTTATCGCGGGCTGGAAGCGGCCTTGCACATGGACGGCGCAGCCATCGTCCAGGCGGTTACCGACGCAGGCTTGCGTGGTCGTGGCGGCGCGGCGTTCCCTGCCGGCATCAAATGGAAGACCTGCCACGATATCCAGGGTGGTCAAAAGTACATTGTCTGCAATGCCGACGAAGGCGATTCGGGCACCTATTCCGATCGCATGATCATGGAAGGCGATCCGTTCGTGCTGATCGAAGGCATGACGATCGCCGGCGTCGCCGTGGGCGCAACCCAGGGTTATATCTATCTGCGCGTTGAATACCCGCATGCGCAGCGCGCACTGGAAGCGGCGATCGCCGCGGCCGAAGCTGCCGGTTATCTGGGCGACAACATTGCCGGGAGCGGCAAGTCATTCCGCCTTGAAGTACGCATGGCCGGCGGCGCGTATATCTGCGGCGAGGAAACCTCGCTGCTCGAATCGCTCGAAGGCAAGCGCGGTCAGGTGCGTTTCAAGCCGCCGCTGCCGGCAATCCAGGGCCTGTTCGGCAAACCGACGGTGATCAACAACGTGATCACCCTGGCGACCGTACCGATCATCCTGGAAAAAGGCGCAGCGTATTATCGCGACTACGGCGTCGGTCGTTCGCGCGGCACCTTGCCGATCCAGCTGGCGGGCAATATCAAGCGGGCCGGGTTGGTCGAACGCGCTTTCGGTCTCACGCTACGCGAATTGATCGAAGGCTACGGCGGCGGCACCGCCAGCGGCCGACCGGTGCGTGCCATCCAGGTGGGCGGACCGCTGGGCGCGTATATCCCGGCATCGCAACTGGACGTGCAGATCGACTACGAAGCCTTCGTCGCCATCGGCGGCATGCTCGGCCACGGCGGCATGGTGGTGTTCGACGACACCGTCGACATGGCCGCGCAGGCGCGTTACGCGATGGAGTTCTGCGCGATCGAATCCTGCGGCAAGTGCACGCCCTGCCGTATCGGTTCGACCCGTGGCGTCGAAGTCATCGACCGCATCGTGGCCGGCAATGCCGCCGAGCGTGAACGCGAAGAAGTGCTGCTGCGTGATCTATGCAACACCATGCTTGCCGGTTCGCTCTGTGCATTGGGCGGTATGGCACCGTTCCCGGTGCTCAGCGCACTCGATCATTTCCATGAAGATTTCGAAGCCAGCGCCACGACGGCAGCCAGCTGA
- the fdhF gene encoding formate dehydrogenase subunit alpha, whose translation MLSIVEIDYGTPKSPSEAMVTLEIDGRSVQVPEGTSILRAAAQAGINIPKLCATEMLDAFGSCRLCLVEIEGRKGYPASCTTPVGTGMKVSTQTPKLADIRRGVMELYISDHPLDCLTCPANGHCELQDMAGVVGLREVRYGYEGANHVFAKQKDGTANPLFAAKDESNPYFTFDPSKCIACSRCVRACDEVQGTFALTIQGRGFESKVAASQDNRFLDSECVSCGACVQACPTATLSEKSLIDKGQAEHSAITTCAYCGVGCSFRAEMKGEELVRMVPNKDGHANHGHSCVKGRFAIGYATHPDRINTPMIRAKISDPWRIVSWDEAFAHVAKEFKRIQATHGQHAIGGITSSRCTNEETYLVQKLVRAGFGNNNVDTCARVCHSPTGYGLKATLGESAGTQDFDSIESTDVVLVIGANPTDAHPVFGSQMKRRLRQGAKLIVVDPRRIDLVRTPHVKADYHLKLRPGTNVAMLDSLAHVIVTEGLVDEDFVARRCEPEAFNKWRDFVSHERYSPEAMEATTGVPAALVRGAARMYATGGNGAIYYGLGVTEHAQGSTSVMAIANLAMATGNIGREGVGVNPLRGQNNVQGSCDMGSFPHEFPGYRHVSDTATRQSFEQAWGVPLYAEPGLRIPNMFEAALDGSFKGLYIEGEDIAQSDPDTQHVTAALSAMECIVVQDLFLNESAKFAHVFLPGSSFLEKDGTFTNAERRISRVRKVMEPKGGLADWQITQRLAQAMGYPMDYSHPSQIMDEIARLTPTFHGVSFDRIDELGSIQWPCNEQHPTGTPVMHVEEFVRGKGRFMLTEYVPTTEKVNAEHPLILTTGRILSQYNVGAQTRRTANVMWHDEDRLEIHPHDAEERGINEGDWVGIQSRSGETVLRAMVSERMQPGVVYTTFHFPGSGANVITTENSDWATNCPEYKVTAVQVTRVTQPSEWQKRYYAFSDAQQALLEQSVDNA comes from the coding sequence ATGTTGTCCATTGTCGAGATCGACTACGGCACCCCGAAGTCTCCGTCCGAAGCGATGGTGACCCTGGAGATCGATGGCCGCAGCGTGCAGGTGCCCGAGGGTACCTCGATACTTCGCGCCGCGGCACAGGCCGGGATCAACATCCCCAAGCTCTGCGCCACCGAGATGCTCGACGCCTTCGGCTCGTGCCGTTTGTGCCTGGTCGAAATCGAAGGCCGCAAGGGTTATCCGGCCTCATGCACGACACCGGTCGGCACCGGCATGAAGGTCAGCACGCAGACGCCCAAGCTCGCCGACATTCGCCGTGGCGTGATGGAGCTGTATATCTCCGACCATCCGCTGGATTGCCTCACCTGCCCGGCCAATGGCCATTGCGAGCTGCAGGACATGGCCGGCGTGGTCGGTTTGCGCGAAGTGCGCTACGGCTACGAAGGCGCCAACCACGTCTTTGCCAAGCAGAAGGACGGTACGGCCAATCCGTTGTTCGCGGCGAAGGACGAATCCAATCCGTATTTCACTTTCGATCCATCCAAGTGCATCGCCTGTTCGCGCTGCGTACGCGCCTGCGACGAAGTCCAGGGCACGTTTGCACTGACCATCCAGGGGCGCGGCTTCGAATCGAAAGTGGCGGCCAGCCAGGACAACCGTTTCCTCGACTCCGAATGCGTTTCCTGTGGCGCCTGCGTGCAGGCCTGCCCTACCGCGACGCTTTCGGAAAAATCGCTGATCGACAAGGGACAGGCCGAGCACAGCGCGATCACCACCTGTGCCTATTGTGGCGTCGGCTGCAGCTTCCGCGCGGAAATGAAGGGCGAGGAACTCGTGCGCATGGTGCCGAACAAGGACGGCCATGCGAACCATGGGCATTCGTGTGTGAAAGGTCGCTTTGCGATCGGTTACGCCACGCATCCGGACCGCATCAACACGCCAATGATCCGCGCGAAGATCTCCGACCCGTGGCGCATCGTCAGCTGGGACGAGGCCTTTGCGCACGTCGCCAAGGAGTTCAAACGTATCCAGGCGACGCACGGCCAACATGCGATCGGCGGTATCACCTCGTCACGTTGCACCAACGAAGAAACCTACCTGGTGCAAAAGCTCGTGCGCGCTGGCTTCGGCAATAACAATGTCGACACCTGCGCACGCGTCTGCCATTCGCCGACCGGTTACGGCCTGAAAGCGACGCTGGGCGAATCGGCCGGCACGCAGGATTTCGATTCGATCGAATCCACCGACGTGGTGCTGGTGATCGGCGCCAACCCGACCGATGCGCACCCGGTATTCGGCTCGCAGATGAAACGCCGGCTGCGCCAGGGCGCCAAGTTGATCGTGGTCGATCCGCGCCGCATCGACCTGGTACGCACGCCGCACGTAAAAGCCGACTATCACCTCAAGCTGCGTCCAGGCACCAATGTCGCCATGCTCGACTCGCTCGCGCACGTGATCGTGACCGAAGGTCTGGTCGACGAGGATTTTGTCGCCCGTCGTTGCGAACCCGAAGCGTTCAACAAGTGGCGCGACTTCGTCTCACATGAGCGATACAGCCCGGAAGCGATGGAAGCGACCACGGGCGTGCCGGCTGCACTGGTGCGCGGCGCGGCGCGCATGTACGCCACCGGCGGCAACGGCGCGATCTATTACGGCCTGGGCGTAACTGAACACGCGCAAGGCTCGACCTCGGTAATGGCGATCGCCAACCTCGCCATGGCTACCGGCAACATCGGTCGCGAAGGCGTCGGCGTGAATCCGTTGCGCGGCCAGAACAATGTGCAGGGTTCGTGCGACATGGGTTCGTTCCCACACGAATTCCCCGGCTATCGCCATGTCAGCGATACGGCAACGCGCCAATCGTTCGAGCAGGCCTGGGGCGTCCCGCTCTACGCCGAGCCGGGCTTGCGCATCCCGAACATGTTCGAAGCGGCACTGGATGGCAGCTTCAAGGGCCTCTATATCGAAGGCGAAGACATCGCCCAGTCCGATCCGGATACGCAGCATGTCACCGCGGCGCTGAGCGCGATGGAATGCATCGTGGTGCAGGATCTGTTTCTCAACGAATCGGCCAAGTTCGCGCACGTTTTCCTGCCGGGCAGTTCGTTCCTGGAGAAGGACGGCACCTTCACCAATGCCGAGCGCCGCATCTCGCGCGTGCGCAAGGTGATGGAGCCCAAGGGCGGTCTGGCCGACTGGCAAATCACCCAGCGACTGGCGCAGGCGATGGGCTATCCGATGGACTACTCGCATCCGTCCCAGATCATGGACGAGATTGCCCGCCTCACGCCGACCTTCCACGGCGTCAGTTTCGACAGGATCGACGAGCTTGGCTCGATCCAGTGGCCTTGCAACGAACAGCACCCGACGGGAACGCCGGTCATGCACGTGGAAGAGTTCGTGCGCGGCAAGGGCCGCTTCATGCTGACCGAGTACGTGCCGACCACCGAAAAGGTCAACGCCGAGCATCCCTTGATCCTTACTACCGGCCGCATCCTGAGCCAGTACAACGTCGGCGCGCAGACGCGTCGCACCGCGAACGTGATGTGGCATGACGAGGACCGGTTGGAAATCCATCCGCACGATGCCGAGGAACGCGGCATCAACGAGGGAGACTGGGTCGGTATCCAGAGCCGTTCCGGCGAGACCGTGCTGCGCGCGATGGTGTCCGAACGCATGCAACCGGGCGTGGTGTACACCACCTTCCACTTCCCCGGCTCCGGCGCCAACGTGATCACCACGGAGAACTCGGACTGGGCGACCAATTGCCCGGAATACAAGGTCACGGCGGTGCAGGTGACGCGCGTGACGCAGCCGTCCGAATGGCAGAAGCGTTACTACGCCTTCTCCGATGCGCAGCAGGCGTTGCTGGAACAATCGGTGGATAACGCTTGA